The DNA region GAAAGGAGAACCAAAATGGGCTAACTATGTGAAAGGATGCATAGCTTATTTCTTTTGTgagcaatattttatttatttccaatAGTTTAGAATCCTAACAAGAAATTTAATTGCACGTTTATTTATAGGCGATGTACCGTGTTTCAATGCTGTAATTGCATCATCTGTACCAGTTGGGGCTGGTCTTAGTAGTTCTGCTGCGTTAGAAGTTGCTACATACACATTTTTAGAAACATTAATTGGAAAGCAGACAAAGAAGCTTGAGGATAAGGTACAACTGAGAAATTAGCTTAGagtaactttttttttaaaataacagaaagtaaaaattgatgtacaatGTTTTATAGGCTTCTTCATGTCAGCGTGTCGAGCATGATTTTGCTAATGTGCCGTGCGGCATAATGGATCAATTTATCTCTGTGATGGGAAAAGAAGGGTACGCCCTTCTTCTTGACTGTAGAGACCTAAGCACCAAGCTAATACCTATGTCACAAATCGACGACTATGTTTTCCTTATTATCAATTCCAATGCTCCGCACAAGTTAAGTTCCAGCGCATACTGCGACCGTAGAGATAGTTGCTATGAAGCTGCAAAGAAATTGAACAAAAAGAGTTTGCGCGAGGCATCTATGAGTGATATTAAAGGTAAGAAACACAGTTAACATtgaataagaattattttattaaatttgggATTTTGTTTCAGTATTGCAATCACAAAATGTGTCAGAAACTATGATAAAAAGAGCTCGCCATGTAGTTACAGAAATTCAAAGAACAATCGATGCAGTGAATGCACTCGAGAATGGAGATTTTAGTAAGTTTGGACAATTGATGAATGAAAGTCATGATTCATTGAAAAATGATTATGAAGTTTCTTCGGTTGAACTTGATACATTGGTGTCAGCAGCGAGAGAGATAGAAGGTGTTTTAGGGAGTCGTTTGACCGGTGCTGGTTTTGGAGGTTGTACAGTATCTTTACTAAAAAAAGATGTGATCAATGAAGTAATTGATCACATTAGAGCCAAGTAagatttcattttctttttaacgCTATCAATTCTACAATGATTTTACACAAATACTGTTTTTCCGTAGATATCCCGGTAACGCAACATTTTACATTGCACAACCTGCAATGGGAGCAAGAGTTCTGACCATATAGAAATGAAACAGTGCATTTACCAGTAAAAAAAGAGAATGAAAAATGACTTAGTCTTAAAAATAACGAGTATACATATGCTAAACAAAACCATTCCAGACTTTTTCATTCGAaaagtttgttaaaaaaatatttttttaaaatacagaCAGATTTCTCAGAGAAAGCAGATTGATGCAGATATGTGTAATGTAAACTTCAATCGTGTTCGTCAATGTTCGATAACTTTTTTCGAATAATATACGTTTAGAAAACGCATACCAAAGATAATAAAATGttactaataacaaatataagTAGAGATATGTATAATAGTGTATATATATAGGGTGTTCGATAACTGATGGGATAAATTTTGAGGATTGATTCTATGTTTCTATGTATCAAAAAGAGATCAAGCCCAAGAATATTGATATCTTCtaatgaattttcatattatagagtTTAgggtgattttttaaaaatttatcccACCTGTTGAATCCTTTTATGTACAAAAAACATGTAAATCtattaccatatatatatacatgcacGTGTATATAGACATGTTCAGGCATATCCATGTAGTATACAATGTACATTTACGTACATTTTGCTGTCGAATTAAGATCTCAGTAAGCAAAAATACTAGATTCGGGCCATGGCACATAAGCTTGCGTGGGCTCGTATTCTTGCCTCGGCACTAACTCGGCACAAGCTGCCTTCGGCACAATCCAGACCGCTCGGTCCATTTTAAGAGTATAGTGGAGCCGAGGGCAGCTTGTGCTAGGCTGGTGCCGAGGGTAGAATACGAGCCCACGCTAGCTTTGCTGCCATGGCCAGAATCGAGCCATCGTGTGCTTGGAGCAGCTTCGAGCGACGTTCGGCCAGTATAATGCCCGTTAGGTGGCCTCCGCACGCTGGGCTCGATTTCTGCTACGACAGGCCTGGTTGACTGGGATAAGGAATCGTGAGAAACGTGTTTCTGTTCGCTTTGCATGCACACGTAAACCAGTGCGTTCAGACTTTGTCTGTTTTCCAAACAGAATGATAACAGAGCATGGCATAACAATAATATACACGACTAATATAAACATCATTTTCCTTAAAACAGTACGATCTATGTAGTCGTTTGTCTTCGTGTTAATATAATACTGATTAGAACATATAAAAGAAGAGTGGTTGCAGGACGGATTGCTCATCGACATCTGATGACTATATTGTTAGTACCTATTCGCAGTAGCTGCCGAAACGTTCGAAAGTTCTGCAAAGAAAATAAGATTGTTttatcataattaatttaccgaAGACACACGCGTAGACGTAGACACTCAAAAAGTGTGGCAATTTAACTAGCTACCTTTCAGGCTGTCGTTAAGCTCGTGCTCGTTGGAACTACATCTTAAAACAGACGGTTTCACGcctttgaaaatttcaataacaCTTGGTTTCAAGTTGTAGAAAATTAGGGGTTGGCCGCGTTTCGAAAAATCCTCTGTTAAATTTTTAACGCCCTGTAAATTAAAAAGAAGTATAATAGAGTAGTTGGAGATCCAGGTGGACAGATAttatgatcattagactgccgatctttatgcaaactaaacatTTCCTGCATCAATTTTAAGAAACAGGAGCCTTGGAAAaagttctttccttctttaataattttagtgggCTGAACATAACACATTGGTGTTTCCAAATTCTCTTCATCTGTAAACTTTGTTAAATTggacttacccatttttgttataaatgcataaaatccgcagtctaatgatcattaGCGCATCTCGGCTCTTTCCTTCTGCAAAATAGGCTATATTACAAGTACCTTCGCGGCTGTAAAATCTGCTGCTTGGATATGCGTTGAATCGATGACCACAGGGACCGCGGTTCCTTGCTTGGTGCCCTGTTTGCTGATCACAGCTCGTACGTATTCGACGCTCGGAAAAACGAGGCTTCTATCGGGCGTTATGACCAGGTACTCGCAGCCGTTCACACTCTGTGACAACatttattttcataataaattagACACCGTTTAACTCGGCTCGTGAGCTGATTTCTTATCCGTTCGAGTCTTCATTGCTGAACGAATCACGCTGTAAAACATAACAAATAGAACTCTTACCGTATTTTTATGAACTCGTAACGACGGCCGCGCTGAAGCGTAAAGTAGGAACAGGACGTTTATACCGATACCAATCACTATACCTATCTCGAGTCTTATGAAAAGACAGCATAGAAACGTGGCCAGTGCTGGTATGAGATCAATTTCTGAAAAAGGAAATTCAGATTGAATGCTGTGCTCGCTGTTTTAACCTTTAGAGGGCCGGTGTTTTTCCATTGtaaatttaattcttctttaTAGTGTCTATAGATGTTAGCGAGTGGTTGAGTTTTCGTTCCAAGGAACGCAGGAGAGTTATGAAACTGGAGAACGTACTCTTTGTTCGCCAGATAGGCTTGATCACGTGCAGTTCCACCATGAAGATGACCGCGGCGATGATAATGGCTGCGAGTGCAGCGTTGGGAATGAAGTAGAGGTACGGGGTGAGGAACTGAAGCGACAAGAGTACCAAAATACCGGTGTATATGCCACCGATTGTTGTCTTTACACCGGATGAATGATTTACGGCTCCACGACTGAGTCCACCGCTGACGGGCATCGAAGAGACAAAAGCAGACGCGACGTTGCACACCCCTAACGCCAGCATTTCCTGAGTCGCATCGATTGGTTTACCTTCATCTGCAACAATTGTTCTTTGTAAATACCACTGGCTCACGTTTTAGCCTAGATACGATGAGCACTTACTGAATACTTTGGCGATGGAAATGGTCTCTAAAAGGCTCAACAGAGGGATGACCAGACACCCGGAACCGAGGGCGGAAACCATGTCGACGAAATTATACGTCTCGTTCTTGTGGGTCGTTTGGAATGGCGGCAGCTGGAACTCCGGAAGTCCTTGTTTCACGTGGCCAGTCAGTCGCACCGGCGAGGAACCGAAATGATTTTCCAGAAACCAACACATCACCGCGCACACGAGGACTACGAGGATGTTGCGGGACGTGGAAATCAACCATAAAAATTTCTCCATTATCGTTCGCATTCTCGACGGAGTCTTCGCTCCCTCTTGCGTCACCGATATATCTTTGATTTTCTGCAAAGAACAGATAGTCGAATTTTACCATTACACTCTTGATTTTCTTAGAAGAAGATTCTCTTCAACGATTCTCTTCAACGAAGAGAAAAGTAAAATGAAACGAAAAAAGGAGAGGATACTGACCCTAAGGAGAAGAAGAACGATTATGCACGTGATACCCAAAGCGGTGTCCCACAGTCTCGTTTCACCGATTTGTTCGAATATCTTTCGCCATACGTCGACGAATTTACTGCCGCTGATGTGAATACCTAAGATGTCCTTTACTTGGCTCGTTGCGATTATGATCGCCGCTGCTGACGTGAAACCGACCGAAACTGGTCCCGAGATGAAGTCCAATAGGAAACCTGGTCAAAGACACGCGGAAATGTAATATATTAAGTAAACGTTTATTTAATCCGATAAGCGCCTTTTTATGCCTTTTGCGTGCCTAACGTGTCAGAACATTGATTCTCGAAAACTAGACAAATTCTAGCGACTAGTTGAAGAGTTGTTTGCGTGATTGTTGTCCGCAAAGTTAAATAAATTTCGATTCGTTCGTTACCTAATTGTAGGATACCCATCAGCATACAAGTGCAGCCAGACACGAAGGTTAATAGGACCGCGAAATCTGGTCCCAAGTCACTTTTTTGCAATGTTTCCCTAGTCAAGATCGCGATTATTGCTGTCGGCCCGACTGGCACATCTTTGCAGGATCCTAGGATGGTGTACACGAAGCATGCCATGAAAGAAGAATACAAACCGTACTGCAA from Lasioglossum baleicum chromosome 11, iyLasBale1, whole genome shotgun sequence includes:
- the LOC143213372 gene encoding galactokinase encodes the protein MATVIPIVDEIKSKALEVYVKEFGDEADICVCAPGRVNLIGEHTDYNEGFVLPMALPMVTVMVGKRNNIDKCKIISINETLGSENWVEFEPSPRKSIKKGEPKWANYVKGCIAYFFCDVPCFNAVIASSVPVGAGLSSSAALEVATYTFLETLIGKQTKKLEDKASSCQRVEHDFANVPCGIMDQFISVMGKEGYALLLDCRDLSTKLIPMSQIDDYVFLIINSNAPHKLSSSAYCDRRDSCYEAAKKLNKKSLREASMSDIKVLQSQNVSETMIKRARHVVTEIQRTIDAVNALENGDFSKFGQLMNESHDSLKNDYEVSSVELDTLVSAAREIEGVLGSRLTGAGFGGCTVSLLKKDVINEVIDHIRAKYPGNATFYIAQPAMGARVLTI
- the LOC143213362 gene encoding sodium-independent sulfate anion transporter; protein product: MSKYNIQEFDLETGKQVQLTGYSNAAFEDPLRNDNSNPNQTSNLENRLSSIHVCSKNDKIVNNDVSASPEKNLLCSLGRRWLYQRIKRSCKKKLIYRRLPIVTWLQMYRKDYIASDLVAGITVGLTVIPQAIAYANVAGLPLQYGLYSSFMACFVYTILGSCKDVPVGPTAIIAILTRETLQKSDLGPDFAVLLTFVSGCTCMLMGILQLGFLLDFISGPVSVGFTSAAAIIIATSQVKDILGIHISGSKFVDVWRKIFEQIGETRLWDTALGITCIIVLLLLRKIKDISVTQEGAKTPSRMRTIMEKFLWLISTSRNILVVLVCAVMCWFLENHFGSSPVRLTGHVKQGLPEFQLPPFQTTHKNETYNFVDMVSALGSGCLVIPLLSLLETISIAKVFNEGKPIDATQEMLALGVCNVASAFVSSMPVSGGLSRGAVNHSSGVKTTIGGIYTGILVLLSLQFLTPYLYFIPNAALAAIIIAAVIFMVELHVIKPIWRTKKIDLIPALATFLCCLFIRLEIGIVIGIGINVLFLLYASARPSLRVHKNTSVNGCEYLVITPDRSLVFPSVEYVRAVISKQGTKQGTAVPVVIDSTHIQAADFTAAKGVKNLTEDFSKRGQPLIFYNLKPSVIEIFKGVKPSVLRCSSNEHELNDSLKELSNVSAATANRY